From a single Chlamydia muridarum str. Nigg genomic region:
- a CDS encoding putative Na+/H+ antiporter gives MILPYYSSGLRIGSAVLFFSAVIHTFLTPWLTRLYEECLHKKMIFPERWRQYLWLSELLRIVSRVELVFVLWAIPLFFLFLYTEGYRVTMAYFDSRNYVFSLFIVVMLILLESRPIEYLSQRIFSSVAKIGKQSPICWWWTIMIAAPLSTFFLKESGAMIIAATLLSKHFYQLAPSPKFCYATMGLLFSNISISGLTSSFSSRALLTILPEIKWTSSFIITHFCWKVILAVLISTTIFFLFFRKEFKKFPKTIPSSTIMQNRVPYWTIFIHVVLVGCVILSRAIPLFLGFILVFYLGFQRFTIFYQNPIKTAKVCFVGLFYAGVVIFGELQEWWMLDLMHGMSDFGYMMTSYMFSIFLDNALVNHIVHNLPMANDCYLYLVLVGSMSAGGLTLVSNMPNIVGYLILRPTFPQSDISLIRLFWSALIPSIVSLSIFWLLRGIPSFMFCLFR, from the coding sequence ATGATTTTGCCTTACTATTCCTCAGGATTACGCATTGGATCTGCCGTTCTATTTTTTTCTGCAGTGATCCATACTTTTCTTACTCCATGGTTAACGCGACTATATGAGGAATGTCTGCATAAAAAGATGATTTTTCCAGAACGCTGGCGTCAATACCTTTGGTTAAGTGAACTTCTTCGTATTGTTAGCCGCGTTGAATTAGTGTTTGTGCTTTGGGCGATCCCTCTGTTTTTTTTATTTTTGTATACAGAGGGGTATCGCGTAACAATGGCCTACTTCGATAGCCGTAACTACGTATTCTCTCTTTTTATTGTTGTTATGCTGATTCTTCTCGAATCACGTCCTATCGAATATTTATCCCAAAGAATCTTTTCATCAGTCGCTAAAATTGGAAAGCAGTCTCCGATTTGTTGGTGGTGGACCATTATGATTGCAGCACCACTATCTACTTTCTTCCTTAAAGAATCCGGGGCAATGATTATTGCTGCGACACTACTGTCAAAACACTTTTATCAACTCGCACCATCTCCCAAGTTTTGCTATGCAACTATGGGATTACTCTTTTCTAATATTTCGATTAGTGGATTGACTTCATCTTTCTCATCTCGAGCACTACTCACTATTCTTCCAGAAATTAAATGGACGAGTAGTTTCATTATCACCCATTTCTGTTGGAAAGTCATTTTAGCTGTCCTTATCTCCACAACGATTTTTTTCTTATTCTTCCGCAAGGAATTCAAAAAATTTCCTAAGACAATTCCAAGTTCAACCATAATGCAGAATCGAGTCCCTTATTGGACTATTTTCATTCATGTTGTCTTGGTTGGATGTGTCATTCTCAGCCGAGCAATTCCTTTGTTTTTGGGCTTTATTCTTGTTTTCTACTTAGGGTTTCAACGCTTCACTATTTTTTATCAAAACCCAATCAAAACAGCGAAAGTCTGCTTTGTAGGATTATTTTATGCAGGGGTAGTGATTTTCGGAGAACTTCAAGAATGGTGGATGCTTGATTTAATGCACGGTATGTCAGACTTTGGCTATATGATGACCTCATATATGTTTTCTATATTCTTAGATAATGCCTTAGTAAACCATATTGTGCATAACCTCCCCATGGCTAATGATTGCTATCTATATCTGGTACTTGTTGGAAGTATGTCTGCAGGAGGATTAACACTTGTGTCCAACATGCCTAATATTGTTGGATACCTTATTCTTAGACCGACTTTCCCCCAATCAGATATCTCTTTAATTAGACTATTTTGGTCAGCATTGATCCCCTCTATTGTATCCTTAAGTATTTTTTGGCTTCTTAGAGGAATCCCCTCATTTATGTTTTGTTTATTTCGCTGA
- the rpsF gene encoding 30S ribosomal protein S6, which translates to MKKKTGQLYEGAYVFSVTLSEDARRKALEKVTSGITNYGGEVLKIHDQGRKKLAYTIRGAREGYYYFIYFTVAPEAISELWREYHLNEDLLRFMTLKASAVKEVLEFATLPE; encoded by the coding sequence ATGAAAAAAAAAACAGGCCAACTTTATGAGGGAGCCTATGTTTTTAGCGTGACATTAAGTGAAGACGCTAGACGTAAGGCTTTAGAAAAAGTTACTTCTGGAATCACCAACTATGGTGGCGAAGTTCTGAAAATTCATGATCAGGGGCGCAAAAAGTTAGCTTACACAATTCGGGGAGCCAGAGAAGGTTATTATTACTTTATCTACTTTACAGTAGCCCCAGAAGCTATTTCAGAGTTGTGGAGAGAGTATCATTTAAATGAAGATCTTCTTCGATTCATGACTCTTAAAGCAAGCGCTGTGAAAGAAGTTTTAGAATTCGCTACATTGCCAGAATAA
- the glgA gene encoding glycogen synthase GlgA: MKITHTAIEFAPVIKAGGLGDALYGLAKALAVNHTTEVVIPLYPKLFTSLHEQDLFATQKIPYFFAGEQEATAFSYFYEGIKVTLLKLDSQPELFEEAETIYTNDDAFRFCAFSAAAAAYIQKEGADIVHLHDWHVGLVAGLLKQQPCPQLQKIVLTLHNFGYRGYTTREVLEASSLNEFYLSHYQLFRDPQTCVLLKGALYCSDFVTTVSPTYAKEILQDYSDYEIHDAITARQHHLKGILNGIDYTILDPETDPHLAKNYSKVLFEDPKAFFEAKAENKKALYETLGLSLDKSPCMCIISRIAEQKGPEFMKQAILHALENAYTLIIIGTCYGGQIHKEFSNLQESLADSPNVRILLTYSDVLARQIFAAADMICIPSMFEPCGLTQMIGMRYGTVPVVRATGGLADTVTDGVNGFSFSNPHDFHEFRNMLSKAIATYRDDQDKWQQIVRSCLEFSSDLETAANKYLEIYQQ, translated from the coding sequence ATGAAAATTACTCACACAGCTATCGAATTTGCTCCGGTAATCAAAGCCGGTGGCTTAGGAGACGCACTATACGGACTAGCAAAAGCTTTAGCCGTCAATCATACAACAGAAGTCGTTATCCCTTTATATCCCAAATTATTCACTTCGCTCCACGAGCAGGATCTTTTCGCAACTCAAAAAATCCCTTATTTTTTTGCCGGAGAACAAGAAGCAACAGCCTTCTCTTATTTTTATGAAGGAATCAAAGTAACTCTACTCAAATTAGACTCGCAGCCAGAACTATTTGAAGAAGCAGAAACGATCTATACAAACGATGATGCTTTTCGTTTTTGTGCTTTTTCTGCTGCTGCTGCTGCTTACATTCAAAAAGAAGGAGCAGACATTGTTCACCTGCATGATTGGCATGTTGGATTAGTCGCAGGGTTACTCAAACAACAGCCTTGCCCCCAGCTACAAAAAATCGTGCTTACCTTACATAATTTTGGCTATCGGGGATATACAACACGAGAAGTATTAGAAGCGTCTTCTTTGAACGAATTTTACTTGAGCCACTATCAACTATTTCGCGATCCACAAACCTGCGTCTTATTAAAAGGAGCTTTATACTGTTCGGACTTTGTGACTACAGTTTCTCCTACATATGCCAAAGAAATCCTTCAAGACTATTCGGACTATGAAATTCATGACGCCATTACCGCTAGACAACATCATCTTAAAGGGATCCTGAATGGAATAGACTATACGATTTTGGACCCTGAAACAGACCCCCATTTAGCTAAGAACTATAGTAAAGTCCTTTTCGAGGATCCTAAAGCTTTCTTCGAAGCAAAAGCGGAAAATAAAAAAGCTCTGTACGAAACGTTAGGACTGTCTTTAGACAAATCCCCCTGCATGTGCATCATTTCTAGAATTGCTGAGCAAAAAGGCCCAGAATTTATGAAGCAAGCAATTCTTCATGCACTAGAAAACGCCTATACCCTGATCATTATAGGCACCTGCTATGGAGGCCAGATACATAAAGAATTTTCTAATCTTCAAGAATCTTTAGCAGACTCCCCTAACGTGCGGATTCTTTTAACCTATAGCGATGTACTAGCACGGCAAATTTTTGCTGCAGCAGATATGATCTGCATTCCCTCTATGTTTGAACCATGCGGACTCACCCAAATGATTGGCATGCGCTATGGGACCGTCCCCGTAGTAAGAGCTACAGGAGGTCTGGCTGACACCGTAACAGATGGAGTAAATGGATTCTCTTTCTCTAACCCTCATGATTTCCACGAGTTTCGAAATATGCTTTCAAAAGCGATTGCCACCTACCGAGACGACCAAGATAAGTGGCAACAGATTGTTCGCTCTTGCTTAGAGTTTTCTTCGGACTTAGAAACTGCAGCCAATAAATATTTAGAAATTTATCAACAATAA
- the rpsR gene encoding 30S ribosomal protein S18 — MNRPVHNEHRRKRFAKKCPFVSAGWKTIDYKDVVTLKRFITERGKILPRRITGVSSRFQALLAQAVKRARHVGLLPFVGED, encoded by the coding sequence ATGAATAGACCTGTTCATAATGAACACAGAAGGAAGCGTTTCGCGAAGAAATGTCCTTTTGTTTCCGCGGGTTGGAAGACCATCGATTACAAGGACGTTGTCACTCTAAAAAGGTTTATTACGGAAAGAGGAAAGATCCTTCCAAGAAGAATTACTGGAGTTTCTTCTCGCTTCCAAGCACTACTTGCTCAGGCTGTTAAGAGAGCTCGGCATGTTGGGCTTTTGCCTTTCGTAGGAGAAGATTAA
- a CDS encoding 1-acyl-sn-glycerol-3-phosphate acyltransferase, with translation MHFSNYLYQAFEDLPEPLYQKFQICHQTYIEAATRKCSIERAESLCSQWLKVIIDDLKNPIIFPPYHKKIRTPIDLYQFGIDFFSVLIDDQKSQVLHSNRLDQIQEYICSGHNVVLLANHQTESDPQLMYCLLGASHPQLMENMIFVAGDRVTSDPLARPFSMGCDLLCIYSKRHINHPPELKEEKLNHNQKSMRTLKMLLSEGSKFIYVAPAGGRDRKNSQGELYPAEFHPDSIEMFRLLAKSSGKPTHFFPFAMKTYDILPPPPTIEETIGEHRVISFAPIAFNFGEELLLDELCSSEEADSHDKHSLRALRASRVFSIVTDLYKEILIDEPRSF, from the coding sequence ATGCATTTTTCAAACTATTTATATCAGGCTTTTGAAGATCTGCCAGAGCCTTTGTACCAAAAGTTTCAAATTTGCCATCAAACTTACATCGAGGCAGCAACTAGAAAATGCTCTATTGAGAGAGCGGAATCTCTTTGCTCTCAATGGCTTAAGGTCATCATAGATGACCTTAAGAATCCTATAATCTTCCCTCCCTATCATAAAAAAATTCGAACCCCTATTGACCTTTATCAATTTGGCATCGACTTTTTTTCTGTTCTGATTGACGATCAAAAATCTCAAGTCTTACATTCTAATCGATTAGATCAAATCCAAGAATACATCTGCTCCGGACACAATGTGGTTCTTTTAGCGAACCACCAGACAGAATCTGATCCCCAGCTAATGTACTGTTTACTTGGGGCCTCGCATCCTCAGCTTATGGAAAATATGATCTTTGTTGCAGGAGATCGAGTGACCTCGGACCCCTTAGCAAGACCTTTTAGCATGGGATGCGACCTTTTATGTATCTATTCAAAAAGACACATAAACCATCCCCCAGAACTTAAAGAAGAAAAGCTTAATCACAACCAAAAAAGCATGCGAACATTGAAAATGCTACTTAGTGAAGGAAGCAAGTTCATTTATGTAGCTCCAGCAGGAGGGAGAGATCGCAAAAATTCTCAAGGAGAACTATATCCCGCAGAATTTCATCCTGATAGCATAGAAATGTTTCGTCTTCTTGCGAAAAGTTCTGGAAAGCCAACCCATTTTTTCCCTTTTGCAATGAAAACCTATGATATTCTCCCTCCCCCTCCTACCATTGAGGAGACTATCGGAGAGCATCGTGTTATTTCATTTGCTCCTATCGCTTTTAATTTCGGAGAAGAGCTCTTACTTGATGAACTTTGTTCATCCGAAGAAGCTGACAGCCACGATAAACACTCCCTGCGAGCTTTACGAGCCTCCCGAGTCTTTTCTATCGTTACCGATCTCTACAAAGAAATTCTAATTGACGAACCCCGATCCTTTTGA
- the rbp7 gene encoding reticulate body protein Rbp-7 yields the protein MQHTIMLSLENDNEKLASIMDRVITASSGILSASKHSESDKQFTISKAMNTEVPCKVSHVAATMLLE from the coding sequence ATGCAACACACGATTATGCTGTCTTTAGAAAACGACAATGAAAAGCTTGCATCTATCATGGATCGAGTTATTACTGCGTCATCAGGCATTCTTTCCGCTTCCAAACATTCTGAATCCGATAAACAGTTTACTATTTCCAAAGCGATGAATACAGAAGTCCCCTGCAAAGTATCCCATGTAGCAGCAACTATGCTTCTAGAATAG
- a CDS encoding insulinase family protein has translation MKRSLLLLFFCSSSFLTSCSKSFQTIQDENPLTILTPALADQKIAKIICPNGLPLMIVSSPKASESGAALVVKTGNNADPLEFPGLAHFTEHCVFLGNEKYPQPSGFPAFLSTHGGIYNAFTYPDKTCFLFSVNNSDLDTALDQFVHLFIHPLFRQEDLNKEVHAVEQEFAMHPTKDSRRMHRIQQIIAPKEHPLKRFGCGNLSTLDTVTSQDMQTWFSTHYSPENMAAIVYTTAPLDVAVPYIAKIFSQIPKSSKYTPQTPFTKTQDTSSLNKLFINKAVEPSPQLAIYWHLYDAPASLQGWAQSLVSVLSSEKEHSLIALLKKEHLITHMEAGTYNTSLNTQDFEIIYKLTTKGEREYQKVLQLTFAFLDYVRDEQLPAYILPELHRINSLEYTYSTQTELFLTLTQMIPDFASEPLATYPYQSTIYPKYSHEDEQTFAALLADPQQARYILSATLPSSLEDADEFYDPIFDTIFYEKPLNFEPIKDYSSLGFTFPQPNKFIPQKVQLLSQKKQHEGFAFSPKLTYNQDAITLYTCEDSFYTVPKMAMELRIRSPQIQRADVRSLVLRDLYSLLANETLVKHYDEALRAGMDFSVSPGATGVDLSLFGYTETSPVLIDSLLSSLRDLPLDKSLFLYYKDQLSEQYQKGLISCPMRAGLNKLSGELLEGFFSLEEKQNALDIISYEEFEDFAHKMLTELSIEAFTLGTLSSQDLSNVLASLSHFSEASLPYDPPSYYPKRKPLFTTDFSFQYPLSGNGMLLLEQNEHPNQYEDSVATSMLLSWIHNLYYNDLRTNQQLGYMVGAKYQEFAETPCGLFYIRSNKSSPEELVNKTQLFLQKIATDPEASGLSEEIFEQLRETYIQSVLLPSATPSAMARKLFSIAFETEKHDFSRPDKKIAAARSMNYSYFKEYCKEFFNQKFGPEIQLLIYGSDSQQNE, from the coding sequence ATGAAGCGTTCTCTTCTCCTATTATTTTTCTGCAGTTCTTCTTTTCTCACCTCTTGTTCAAAATCTTTTCAAACGATTCAAGATGAAAATCCTTTAACAATTTTAACCCCTGCATTAGCAGACCAAAAAATAGCGAAAATTATCTGCCCTAATGGGCTTCCCCTCATGATTGTTTCCTCCCCCAAAGCTTCTGAATCGGGGGCAGCTTTAGTTGTTAAAACTGGGAATAACGCTGATCCCTTAGAGTTCCCCGGATTAGCTCATTTTACAGAACACTGTGTGTTCCTTGGCAATGAAAAGTACCCTCAACCCTCAGGATTCCCAGCATTCCTGAGTACTCATGGAGGGATTTACAATGCGTTTACTTACCCGGATAAAACATGCTTTTTGTTCTCTGTAAATAATAGTGACTTAGACACTGCTCTGGATCAGTTTGTTCATCTCTTTATTCATCCTTTGTTCCGCCAAGAAGATTTAAACAAAGAAGTCCATGCTGTTGAGCAAGAATTCGCAATGCATCCAACCAAAGATTCTCGTCGCATGCATCGCATTCAGCAAATAATAGCTCCTAAAGAGCACCCATTAAAGCGTTTCGGTTGTGGGAATCTCTCGACCTTGGATACTGTAACCTCTCAAGACATGCAAACATGGTTTTCTACCCATTACTCTCCGGAAAACATGGCTGCAATCGTCTACACTACAGCTCCATTAGATGTAGCTGTTCCTTATATAGCAAAAATCTTCTCTCAAATTCCTAAATCCTCGAAATATACCCCACAAACTCCTTTCACAAAAACGCAGGATACTTCCTCCCTTAACAAACTGTTCATTAACAAAGCTGTGGAACCTTCTCCACAACTAGCTATCTACTGGCATTTATACGACGCACCAGCTTCTCTGCAAGGATGGGCGCAGTCACTGGTTTCTGTGCTATCCAGTGAAAAAGAACATAGCCTTATTGCTTTGCTTAAAAAAGAACATCTTATCACCCACATGGAGGCTGGGACTTATAACACCTCTCTCAACACTCAAGATTTTGAAATCATTTATAAACTCACGACCAAGGGAGAACGTGAATATCAAAAAGTCCTTCAACTTACTTTTGCTTTTCTTGATTATGTTCGCGATGAACAACTTCCCGCCTATATTCTCCCAGAACTACATAGAATCAATTCTTTAGAATACACCTATAGTACACAAACAGAATTGTTCTTAACTTTAACACAAATGATCCCAGATTTTGCTTCTGAACCCCTAGCAACTTACCCCTATCAATCTACTATCTATCCAAAATATTCTCATGAGGACGAACAAACCTTTGCTGCATTATTAGCGGATCCACAACAAGCTCGCTATATCTTATCAGCGACTCTACCAAGCTCCTTAGAAGATGCGGACGAGTTTTATGACCCTATTTTTGATACCATTTTCTATGAGAAACCTTTAAACTTTGAGCCTATAAAGGACTATTCCTCTCTCGGGTTTACTTTTCCACAGCCCAATAAATTTATTCCTCAAAAAGTCCAATTATTATCTCAAAAGAAACAACACGAGGGATTTGCTTTTTCTCCAAAACTCACTTATAACCAAGACGCTATTACTCTATACACCTGCGAAGATTCCTTCTACACCGTCCCAAAAATGGCTATGGAACTCCGTATCCGATCTCCTCAAATTCAACGAGCAGATGTTCGTTCTTTAGTCTTGCGTGATCTATACAGCCTTCTAGCAAACGAAACATTAGTAAAACATTATGACGAGGCCTTAAGAGCCGGAATGGATTTTTCAGTATCTCCCGGAGCTACAGGTGTAGACCTGTCTCTTTTTGGCTATACGGAGACCTCTCCAGTTCTTATTGACTCTCTATTATCTTCTCTACGCGATCTTCCCTTAGATAAGAGTCTTTTTCTGTACTACAAAGACCAGCTCTCCGAGCAATACCAAAAAGGTCTTATTTCCTGCCCTATGCGAGCTGGTCTCAATAAACTCTCTGGGGAACTCCTAGAAGGCTTCTTTTCTCTAGAAGAAAAGCAAAATGCTTTAGATATCATCTCCTATGAAGAATTTGAGGATTTTGCTCACAAAATGCTCACTGAACTATCTATAGAGGCTTTCACGCTAGGAACACTTTCTTCACAAGATCTTTCTAACGTATTAGCATCTCTTTCTCATTTTTCAGAGGCTTCTTTACCATATGATCCTCCTAGTTACTATCCTAAGAGAAAGCCTCTCTTCACAACAGACTTCTCTTTCCAATATCCTCTTTCTGGGAATGGTATGCTCCTGCTTGAACAAAACGAGCATCCCAATCAGTATGAAGATTCTGTAGCTACGAGCATGTTATTATCTTGGATCCACAACTTGTATTATAATGATTTGCGTACCAACCAACAGCTTGGATACATGGTAGGTGCTAAATACCAAGAATTTGCAGAAACTCCTTGTGGACTATTTTATATTCGCTCGAACAAATCTTCTCCAGAAGAGCTTGTGAATAAAACACAACTCTTCCTACAAAAGATTGCTACTGATCCGGAAGCCTCAGGATTGTCTGAGGAAATTTTTGAACAACTTCGAGAAACCTATATTCAATCCGTTTTACTTCCAAGTGCAACGCCTTCAGCAATGGCAAGAAAATTATTTTCTATAGCCTTTGAAACAGAAAAACATGATTTCTCCCGCCCTGATAAAAAAATTGCTGCAGCCCGTTCTATGAACTACTCCTATTTCAAAGAGTATTGCAAAGAATTTTTTAATCAAAAGTTTGGGCCAGAAATCCAGCTTCTTATTTACGGATCTGACTCACAACAAAACGAATAA
- a CDS encoding 50S ribosomal protein L25/general stress protein Ctc, with protein MELVVQSRETDKKSVIKKIRQQGGIPAVLYSGGKSLANVVIDARVFNKFLSTLESGALASTVFTLSYEGREIKALVKDIQYHVTTYDVIHLDFEELVEDREVRLNIPIRCINTVDCVGVKLGGSLRQVIRYMRVVCKPKDIVPFLELDVQSLGLSQTLKLSDIRIPEGIKPVTPLKEVAVTVARR; from the coding sequence ATGGAACTCGTAGTTCAAAGTCGTGAGACTGATAAGAAGTCTGTTATTAAAAAAATTCGTCAGCAGGGTGGAATTCCAGCTGTTCTTTATTCCGGGGGAAAGAGCCTAGCTAATGTTGTTATTGATGCCCGTGTTTTCAACAAGTTTCTTTCTACTTTGGAAAGTGGTGCTTTAGCTTCTACAGTTTTCACTCTTTCTTATGAAGGCCGAGAGATCAAGGCTTTAGTAAAGGATATTCAGTATCATGTAACGACTTATGATGTCATCCATCTTGATTTTGAAGAGTTAGTTGAAGATCGAGAAGTTCGTTTGAATATTCCTATTCGCTGCATCAACACTGTAGACTGTGTTGGGGTTAAGTTAGGGGGATCTTTAAGACAAGTAATTCGCTATATGCGTGTTGTATGTAAGCCAAAAGATATTGTTCCATTTTTGGAATTAGATGTTCAGTCTTTAGGGCTTTCTCAGACTTTAAAATTATCGGATATCCGTATTCCTGAGGGAATTAAACCTGTTACTCCGCTTAAAGAAGTTGCTGTAACAGTGGCTCGACGATAA
- the rplI gene encoding 50S ribosomal protein L9, translated as MKPQLLLLEDVDGLGRSGDLVVAKPGYVRNYLLPKGKAVVASAGTLRLQAKLQEQRLLQAAADKEESLRLAETLRSLVLDFQVRVDSENNMYGSVTVNDIISVADQKGVVLTRKNFPRAHSGVKTLGKHVIGLKLKEGVTADLHLEVRADHEIAEQKELQSMEEQED; from the coding sequence ATGAAACCACAATTACTTTTGTTAGAGGATGTCGATGGCTTAGGACGTTCTGGCGATCTTGTTGTCGCTAAACCAGGATACGTTAGAAACTACCTACTTCCTAAGGGGAAAGCTGTAGTAGCTAGCGCTGGAACTCTCCGTTTGCAAGCAAAATTGCAAGAGCAACGTTTGTTGCAGGCTGCCGCTGATAAAGAAGAGTCTCTTCGTTTGGCTGAGACACTTAGAAGCCTCGTTTTGGATTTCCAAGTTCGTGTAGATTCTGAGAACAATATGTACGGTTCAGTAACCGTGAATGATATCATTAGCGTTGCTGATCAAAAAGGTGTTGTTCTTACACGTAAAAATTTCCCACGCGCTCATAGCGGAGTTAAAACTTTAGGGAAACATGTAATTGGATTGAAATTAAAAGAAGGCGTGACTGCGGATCTTCACTTAGAAGTTCGTGCTGATCACGAAATCGCTGAACAAAAAGAACTCCAAAGCATGGAAGAACAAGAAGATTAG
- the pth gene encoding aminoacyl-tRNA hydrolase encodes MVKLVVGIGNPGRQYVWTRHNIGFLFLDMLASRFSGAFREAPRLFSSFMKVETSCGVIVLIKPSTYVNLTGKAVLAAKRFFGVSVEGILIVADDINREFGSIRFRQDCGAGGHNGLKNTTQVLQSNHYWQLRLGVGRPSNPESEGVADYVLSNFSFNERKSLNGFFEKGIEEISPWLGF; translated from the coding sequence ATGGTGAAGCTGGTTGTTGGTATAGGGAATCCTGGAAGGCAATATGTCTGGACAAGACATAATATAGGGTTCCTTTTTCTAGACATGCTGGCATCTCGTTTCTCTGGGGCTTTTCGTGAAGCCCCTCGTCTCTTTTCTTCGTTTATGAAGGTAGAAACTTCCTGCGGAGTTATTGTTCTTATTAAACCCTCGACTTATGTGAATCTTACTGGCAAGGCTGTTTTGGCTGCCAAGAGGTTTTTCGGCGTTTCTGTGGAAGGTATTTTGATTGTAGCCGATGATATCAATCGAGAGTTCGGATCTATACGTTTCCGACAAGACTGTGGTGCCGGTGGGCATAACGGGCTTAAAAATACCACACAAGTTCTGCAATCTAATCATTATTGGCAATTGCGTCTTGGAGTTGGCAGGCCTTCAAATCCGGAGTCGGAGGGGGTTGCTGACTATGTGTTATCCAATTTTTCTTTTAATGAAAGAAAAAGTTTAAATGGTTTTTTTGAAAAAGGAATAGAAGAAATTTCCCCTTGGTTAGGCTTTTAA
- the ispE gene encoding 4-(cytidine 5'-diphospho)-2-C-methyl-D-erythritol kinase, translating into MHFFSPAKLNIFLQLLGKREDGFHEIVTRYQAVSFGDQLSLSVSSRDSFQIINDCQLEISNNSIWKSTALFRQYTGITDPVSWRVVKHIPIGSGLAGGSSNAATALFALNQMFQTGLSDEELRSLAEKVGMDTPFFFSSGSALGLGRGEKVVTLNELVVDRYILYFSNKGVLTSEAFAVVKPSDCSLSKDLEYARNDLENPVFRLRLDLKEKKRWLEDLWKGIPVYVGLTGSGATLFVRYPKALEKNSAYATQIQKIIALSGGVSTSPIQRDTPNWYPTILEA; encoded by the coding sequence ATGCATTTTTTTTCTCCTGCCAAGCTTAATATTTTCTTGCAGTTACTTGGCAAACGGGAAGATGGTTTTCATGAAATCGTTACGCGCTATCAAGCCGTATCTTTTGGGGATCAACTCTCTTTGTCAGTAAGCTCTCGTGATTCTTTTCAAATCATCAATGATTGTCAGCTTGAGATTTCTAATAATTCTATTTGGAAAAGCACAGCCCTCTTTCGTCAATATACTGGAATTACTGATCCCGTAAGTTGGCGCGTAGTGAAGCATATCCCTATCGGGTCAGGGCTTGCTGGAGGTAGCAGCAATGCTGCAACTGCGTTGTTTGCCTTGAATCAGATGTTTCAAACGGGATTATCGGATGAAGAGCTGCGCTCTTTAGCAGAAAAAGTCGGTATGGATACTCCTTTCTTCTTTTCTTCAGGATCTGCTTTGGGATTAGGACGAGGAGAGAAAGTTGTAACCTTAAATGAATTAGTTGTAGATAGATATATTTTATATTTTTCTAATAAGGGAGTTTTAACTAGCGAGGCTTTTGCTGTAGTGAAACCTTCAGATTGTTCTCTCAGTAAGGATCTGGAGTATGCTCGCAATGACTTAGAGAACCCAGTTTTTCGGTTGCGCTTAGATTTGAAAGAGAAAAAACGCTGGCTGGAAGATCTATGGAAAGGAATTCCAGTTTACGTAGGACTAACTGGATCAGGAGCAACTTTATTTGTGCGTTATCCAAAGGCTCTAGAAAAAAATTCTGCCTACGCCACTCAAATACAAAAAATCATTGCTTTAAGTGGGGGAGTATCAACCTCGCCTATACAAAGAGATACTCCCAATTGGTATCCGACTATTCTAGAAGCATAG